The Brachyhypopomus gauderio isolate BG-103 chromosome 7, BGAUD_0.2, whole genome shotgun sequence genome has a window encoding:
- the zbtb43 gene encoding zinc finger and BTB domain-containing protein 43, translating into MKRIYESWYIMENEAGSFHVEFPDFSCSLLKKLNQQRQRGQLCDLIVCLGIHQFRAHRAVLAASSPYFCDQVLLKNSARVILPDVMHPSVFERLLLSCYTGALSVPSGEVVAFLTAASFLQMWHVVDKCTELLEIGKTGGAHFEQDISPKEDGYYIDSEERRGFEEIIRTGGQREEIGVEALLEDGVSIPVLGPGTSQSANCSPHEKSCSDCAEPDAAENQHLRPTYVPPSIMGHRKKVHIKSERQTREDCGAFFANESRTASDSDQLKHTADIMQECLKGKLVAHLDESLDEDSSYEEPQDFYGASIGGFSQNSDEGSPTMSKNYLQTDGISGVVIGEQNGSQESGDTKEQTTHSGFASEVYKLYPCQCGKSFTHKSQRDRHMSMHLGLRPFGCAVCGKSFKMKHHLVGHMKIHTGIKPYECSLCSKRFMWRDSFNRHTSTCAKAQQALRTQEGHLS; encoded by the exons ATGAAAAG AATCTATGAGTCTTGGTATATTATGGAGAACGAAGCAGGCTCTTTCCATGTTGAGTTCCCAGACTTCTCGTGCTCCCTCCTGAAGAAACTGAATCAGCAGCGTCAGAGGGGTCAGTTGTGTGACCTCATTGTGTGCTTGGGTATCCACCAGTTTCGAGCCCACCGTGCTGTACTTGCAGCCAGCTCTCCCTATTTCTGTGACCAGGTGCTGCTGAAAAACAGTGCCCGTGTTATCCTACCTGATGTCATGCATCCATCTGTATTTGAAAGGCTGCTCTTGTCCTGTTACACAGGAGCCCTCTCGGTACCATCTGGCGAGGTGGTAGCTTTCCTGACAGCTGCTAGCTTTCTACAAATGTGGCATGTGGTGGACAAGTGCACTGAACTTTTAGAGATAGGAAAGACAGGGGGTGCACATTTTGAACAGGACATATCCCCCAAAGAAGATGGTTATTACATAGATagtgaagagaggagaggctTTGAGGAAATCATTCGGACAGGTGGTCAAAGGGAGGAAATTGGTGTAGAAGCACTGTTGGAGGATGGGGTTTCCATACCTGTGCTGGGGCCAGGTACTTCACAGAGTGCAAATTGTTCTCCTCATGAAAAGTCTTGTAGTGACTGTGCGGAGCCAGATGCAGCTGAAAACCAACATTTAAGGCCTACTTATGTGCCTCCCAGCATTATGGGTCACAGAAAGAAGGTGCACATAAAATCTGAAAGGCAGACTCGTGAAGATTGTGGTGCGTTTTTTGCCAATGAGTCTCGCACTGCATCTGATTCAGATCAACTCAAGCACACAGCAGACATCATGCAGGAGTGTTTGAAGGGGAAGCTGGTGGCGCACCTTGATGAGAGTTTGGATGAGGACAGCTCCTATGAAGAGCCACAGGATTTCTATGGGGCCTCCATTGGGGGATTCTCCCAAAATAGTGATGAGGGCTCTCCTACAATGTCTAAGAATTATCTGCAGACAGATGGAATTTCAGGTGTAGTTATAGGTGAACAAAATGGCTCTCAGGAAAGTGGAGACACAAAAGAGCAGACCACCCACTCAGGCTTTGCCTCTGAGGTCTACAAGCTCTACCCATGTCAGTGTGGCAAGAGCTTCACCCACAAGAGTCAGAGAGATCGTCACATGAGCATGCACTTGGGTCTGCGTCCGTTTGGCTGTGCTGTATGTGGCAAGAGCTTCAAAATGAAGCACCATCTGGTGGGCCATATGAAAATCCACACTGGAATCAAGCCTTATGAGTGCAGTCTCTGTTCAAAACGCTTCATGTGGAGAGACAGCTTCAACCGCCATACCTCTACCTGTGCCAAGGCCCAGCAGGCCCTGAGAACTCAAGAAGGTCATTTATCATAG
- the LOC143519050 gene encoding uncharacterized protein LOC143519050 — translation MATAEERALVKLGSELEKLGRQIQRLLEKQAELTQEKTRLEAARDAAYSAVSTPSSRRLSATAIVTRAPGWERQRGRGRQPASSPLPQPDFSSANPFEVLSSRSSASPSPLRPTPPSPAPAPKKNKGGILVIGDSITRHVKISLPGAKRTPTVSCFPGARVLDVARRLPSALKQRDDFGTVVLHVGAVDTFARHSEILKEHYRSLLDTARKKTSARLVVSGPLPTFRRGCELFSRLFCLHSWLRDTCTSAGVDYVDNWESFREHPSLYRRDGLHPSRLGSAVLSRNIEDVLRQA, via the coding sequence atggctaccgcggaggaacgggctctcgtcaagctcggctcggagctggagaagttgggtcggcagatccagcgtcttctggagaagcaagcggagctcacccaggagaagaccaggctcgaggccgcccgcgacgctgcctactcggccgtctccactccctcgtcacggcggctcagcgcgaccgccatcgtgacccgggcaccaggctgggagcgccagcgaggacgcggaaggcagccggcgtcgtcacccctacctcagccggacttctcctctgcaaatccgttcgaggtgctcagctccaggtcctccgcctcgccctcacccctgcgtccgacaccaccctcaccagcgccggcacCGAAGAAGAATAAGGGCGGTATCCTTGTTATCGGCGACTCGATAACACGGCACGTAAAGATTAGCCTGCCAGGTGCTAAAAGAACCCCCACTGTGTCATGTTTTCCAGGCGCTCGTGTCCTGGACGTGGCCAGGCGGCTTCCCTCGGCGCTGAAGCAGCGAGACGACTTCGGCACCGTCGTCCTTCACGTGGGGGCTGTCGACACCTTCGCCCGGCACAGCGAGATCCTGAAGGAGCACTACCGATCGCTTCTGGACACCGCGCGGAAGAAGACGTCGGCCAGGCTTGTTGTCTCCGGTCCGCTTCCAACGTTCCGGCGAGGGTGCGAGTTATTTAGccgtcttttctgtctccacagctggctccgggacacctgtaccagcgccggcgtggactacgtcgacaactgggagagtttccgagagcatccatcactctaccgccgagatggacttcaccccagtcgcctaggctcggcagtcctctccaggaacatcgaggacgtgctacgccaggcctga